GGAGCCAAAGAGGCACAAGGAATACGATCTTGGATAATCACTTTTTCTCTTGATGTCTTTGTGCCTCCGTGAGAAGCCTGTATGGAAAAAATGTCAGAATCCACGCTGGCGGCGGGCCTCGAAAAAGAGCAGCGCGGCCGCCACCGAGACATTGAGGGAGTTCACTTTGCCGCTGAGCGGGATGCGGGCAATGAAATCGCACTCTTCGCGGACCAAACGGCGCAGCCCTTTGCCTTCGCTGCCGAGCACCAGGCCGGCCGGCCCTTTGAGATCCAACTCGGTATAGAGTATATCCCCTTCCTCGTCGGTGCCGGCGAACCAGAGGCCGCGCTCTTTCAAATCGTCCATGACGCGGCTGAGGTTGGTGACGCGGGCGACGGCGACGTGGGCAGCCGCGCCGGCTGAAGCCTTGAACACCGCGGCGGTCATCGGGGCGGCGTTGTCTTTGGGGATAATCACCCCGTGCACGCCGGCGCCATCAGCGCTGCGCAGGATCGCCCCGAAGTTATGCGGGTCCTGGATGCAGTCGAGGACGGCAATCAGGGGCGGCTCGTTACGCTGCTCAGCGCGCGCCAGGATCTCGTCGACCTCGACGTAATCGGGAAGAAGGATGCGCGCGGCCACCCCCTGATGATGGTCGCTGCCGGCGGCCCGGCTCAGCTCGGGACGCGCCACCGTTTCAAATGGAATCCGGCGGCTGGCGGCGAGCTTTTCGATCTCCTGCAGGGCGGCACCGCTCAATTCGCGCGAGAAGAGCAGCTTCTCGGCGGGGTAGCCGGCGCGCAGCCACTCGAGCACCGGGTTGCGGCCGTAGATATAGGCTAACATTGCATGCTTCTCCGGAACGTATCGGTTTTCCGCCTCTGTCGGGGCGGTCATCGCCGGCGCGGCGTCCCTACTTGGTCTTCATCTCGAAAACCCCGTCCCACTCAGCGCCCACCGGATTCTCCTTGAACCAGGCACAACGTTCGATGTAGGTCTGACTCGGCCCGTCCTCGGGATGGGCGGCCAGGGCGCGCTCGAAGGCGGCGATCGCCGCGTCCCACTGCTGCGCGCGGTAGAGCGCCAGCCCCTCTTCATAGAGCGGCACCGCCTTCCGGACACGGGCGTCAACCTCGGCCGCGGCGCCGCCGAGCAGCTCGTAGACCCGCACCGGCTGGTTCTTGCCCTTGACGCGCAGCAGGTCGAGTTCGCGCAGCGGGAATTCCCCGTTCAGAAGTTCCTTGGTGAACTCGCTGATCATGATGCTGGTCCCGTAGGCCTTGTTGGCCCCTTCGAGGCGGGAGGCGAGGTTGACCGAATCGCCGATCACGGTATAGTCGAAGCGCTCCTTGCCGCCGATGTTGCCGGCGATCATCGGCCCGGAGTTGATGCCCATGCGCACATGAAACTCGGGTTTGTTCTCCGAACGCCAGCGTTGCCGCAGCCCGACCAGTTTCTTCTGCATCTCGAGCGCGGCGAGGCAGGCCCGGCGGGCGTGGTCTTTCATCTCGACCGGCACACCGTAAACCGCCATAATCGCATCCCCCTCATATTTGTCGAGGTAGCCCTGATACTTGAAGACCACCTCGGTCATCGCGGTTAGATAATCGTTGAGCTGTGCGACCAGGGTTTCGGGCGAGAGGTTCTCCGAGACGGTGGTGAAATTCTTGATGTCCGAGAAAAAGGCGGTGGCCATCCGTTTCTCGCCCCCGAGCTTGAGCATGTCCGGCCGCTTGAGCAGCTCGTCGACCACCGAGGCGGTGATATAGTGCTGGAACATATTCTTGATGAAGCGCTTGTTGCGCTCCTCGTCAATAAAGCGATAGAGGATGACGAAGAGATAGGCGATGACGATGGCCATCACCGGGCGCACCAATTCGAGCCAGAAGGCCTGCTCGGCGAACCAGTGGCGGCCGAGCAGGGCGTAGCCGGTGATGATCAGGGCGCCGGCGAGACCGCCCAGGACCGGTTTGAGCAGCACGGTGAGGAAAGCGACCAGCAGGGCCAGCCCGATCAGGGTGAGAACCGTATACAGCAGACTCTGTTTTTCGATATACTGATGCTGGAGAATGTTGTAGAGGACGTTGGCGTGTACCTCGACGCCGGGAAAGGAATCCTGGAAAGGGACCGGTCGGATATCCGAGAGCCCCGCCGCCGAGGTTCCGACCAGGATGATCTTGTCCTGGAAGGTCTCCTGCGGCACCCGCTGCATCAGCACGTCGTAATAAGAGATATAGCGGAAGGTCTGGAAGGTGCCCTGGTAGCTGATGAGCATGCGGCCCGCCTTATCGATGGGGATGCGCATGGCCGCTTTGCCGGCCGGGGCGATGGTGATGGCCTTGCCGGGGATCACCGTGAGATCTTCGGGTCGCGCTCCCATCATGCCCATGGTCATGGCCAAGGTGAGGGCGCAATAGTGGCGGCCGGCGAAACCGATGAACATCGGCATGGTGCGGATGACGCTGTCGTTATCGGGCGAAAAGTTGGCAAAGCCGATGCCGGCGGCGGCGTTGTAGAGGGGAACCAGGCGGCCGTCCATGCGGTCGGCGCTGCGGATGCCGGGCAGGGTGCCGGCATGGAGCTGCAGCGCGAGGCGCCCGGCCTCGAGTCCCGCGGGCGGTTCTTTCATAGGGTAGAGAAAGGCGTCGGGATTGGCGCTGGAGAAGGCCATGGCGTGATAGACCATGCCGGCGCGAGCGGTGGCGGCGACCAGGGCGGAGTCCATCGCCGCGTCACGGTCGGGTTCCATGAAGAGGACGTCAAAGCCGATGGCGCGGGCGCCGCCACCGGCGATATAATCGATGAGGCGGGCATGGTAGTCGCGCGGCCACTGATCGAAGCGGCCCAGTTTTTCGAGGCTGCGGTCGTCGATGTCGACGACGATGATATCCTCGATGGTCGCGCCCTGGCGCCGCTCCCAGAGGGTCTTGAGGCGGCCGAGGTAACGCCAGTCGAGGGACTTGGCCTCGAAGGCGTCGAAGAGCCGGGGCTCGACGGCATACGTGAGCAGCAGCACCAGCAGGGCGGCGAGAAGTCCGAGGGCACCGCCGGCGAGCGAGCGGCGCAAGAGTGAGCTGTGCATGCGAGGGCCTCCTGGTCAACGATCCCTATATGGTACCGACAATATAGACATCCTGGCGAAAAGATGCAAGGGCCAAGCAGGCGACGCCTCGCGCCCATCCGGGCAGCCAGCCATCGCGGCTGCAGCGCCATCTTGCGCCGACCCCCACCAAGAAATTTCCTTGCTAAAGTTTTTGGAAATGAATACTTTGATATCACAAATCAGAGGAGAACCACCATGCACCTCAAACTGCTCCCCCTCTTTGGCCTCTTCTTCCTGCTCGGCTCGACTGTCAGTCTGGCGGCGACCTTCAGCCGGGAGAACATCACCAGCGCCAAACTCGACAATGGCCTCAAGATCCTCCTCTTTGAGGATCACGCCATTCCCAATATCGCCTATTTCACCTTTTTCCGCGTCGGCTCGCGCAACGAGCGGCCGGGGCTGACCGGCGTCTCCCATTTCATCGAGCACATGATGTTCAACGGCACAGCCCAGACCGGTCCGGGTCAGCTCGACAAGATCATGGAGTTCAACGGCGGCTCCAACAATGCCTACACCAGCGATGACCTGACCGCCTATACCGACTGGTTTCCCGCCGCGGCCCTCGAGAAGATGATGGCCATCGAGGCCGACCGCATGCAAGGCCTCACCTTCGATCCCGAGGTGCTCGAATCAGAACGCGGCGTGGTCGCCTCCGAGCGCCGCATGGGCGTCGAAAATGACAATGCCAGCCTGCTCGATGAGACCGTCCGCGCCACCGCCATTATGGCCCATCCCTACCACTGGTCGGTGATCGGCTGGATGAGCGATATCCAGAACTGGCGCCGTGACGAGATCATTGCTTATTATCGCACCTATTACGCCCCCAACAATGCGGTGCTGGTGGTGGTCGGCGATTTCAGGACGGCCGAGATCCTGCCGATGATCAAAAAGTACTACGATAAGATCCCGGCCAGTCCCGCTCCGGCGGCGGTGACCACGACCGAGCCGGAACAAATCGGTGCGCGCCGGGTGACGCTGCACAAGCAGGCCCAGTCGCCCAACTTCCAGATGTCCTGGCATGCACCGGCCTGCCTCGATGAGGCGTTTCCGGCGATGCGCATTCTGGAAATCACCCTGCTGCACGGCGAGAGCAGCCGCCTCTACCGCAGCCTGGTGAGCGACCGTCAGCTCGCAATCGATGTTCACGGCGGTATGCAGGAGAGCGTCGATCCTCTGCTTTTCAGTATCTATGTCGATCCGCGCCAGGAGGCCGATCTCGACACGATCGAGGCGGCCATTGATGCCGAGATCGCGAAGATTGCCGCCGCGGGGATCAGCGAGGCGGAACTGACCAAGGCGCGCAACACCATCCGCACCGATTTTTACCGTCCACAGCAGAGTATCAGCGGCAAGGCTAATATCCTCGGTACGGCCGAGCTGCTCTTCGGCGGTTGGGAACAGCTTTTCTCCTGGCCCGAGCGCTTCGATACGGTGACCGTCGCTCAGGTCCAGAACGCGGCGAAAAGGTGGCTTGGACCCTTGAAGAAGACCACCGGGGTACTGGTTCCGGAACAGGGAGGTGCTGAATGAAACCGACGTTGATTCTGACCGGACTGATGGTCGCCGCCCTGGCGCTGCAGGCGGGGGCCTTCGAACTGCCCAAGCCGCAAAAATTCACCCTCGCCAACGGCCTCACCGTCTATCACCTGGCCCAGCACGATCTGCCGCTGGTCAGCTTCCGCCTGATCATTTCGGGCGCAGGCAACTGCGCTGTGAGTGCGGAGCAGGAGGGGTTGGCGGATCTGACCGCCGAGCTGCTGCTGAAGGGAACCAGGAGCAAATCCGCAGCCGAGCTTGCCGAGGCGATCGACTTCATCGGCGCCGAACTGGATACCCGCGCCCGCGCCGAGTACGCCGAGATGAGCGGCAGCGCCCTGAGTGGAAATCTGCCCACGCTGATGGCGCTGGCGGGCGAGTGCCTCCTGCAGCCGGCCTTCGCCGCCAGCGAGTTCAAGTTGGAGCAGGGCCGGCGCATCGATGACCTGGTAGCCATCAAGGATAATCCCCAGGAGGCGGTCCGGTATTACTTCCAGAAAGCCTGGTTCGGGGCGCATCCCCTCGGACGGCTGAGCATCGGCAACGAGAGCGCTCTGGCTGCCATGACCCCGGAAGCGCCCGCCGCCTTTTACCGCGCCCATTATCACCCCAATATGGCGGTGATGGCGGTGGTGGGTGACATCCGGCTCGAGGACCTCAAAGCCCTCGTGAGAAAGCATTTCGGCGGCTGGAAGGCCGCCTCGGGCGCCACTGCAGCGGCCAGCCTGCCTGCGCTTCCTCCGCGCGGTCAGAGCCGGTACCTGCTCATCGACAAACCCGATGCCACCCAGGCCTATTTCATGCTGGGCGCCCCCGGCCTGCCGATGGGCGATCCCCGGATTCCCGCCGCGACGGTGATGAACACCCTCTTCGGCGGGCGCTTCACCTCCTGGCTGGTCACCGAGCTGCGGGTCAAACGCGGCCTCACCTACGGCGCCCGCGCCACCCTCCAGTCCTGGAATCATCTCGGCCTCTATTCCATCAGTTCGTATACGCGCAACGAAAAAATCGGCGAGATGTTGCAGGTGACCTTCGACCTCATCAACAAGGCGCGGCAGGAGGGATTCAGCGACGAAGAGATCACCAGCGGCCGCAACTACATCCTTGGTCAGTTTCCGCCCAGCCTCGAAAGCCAGATGGCCAAGGCGCAGGCCTACACCGACCTGCACTTCTACGGACTTGGCAGCGACTATTACACCCGCTTCCTGCAGTCGATCGCGACAGTGCAGCCCGACCAGTCCAGGGAGATGGCGCAAACGCTGATGCCCGCCGATCCGGTCGTCCTGGTTGTGGTTGGCAAGGCTGCGGAGATCCGCGCCCAACTTGAGAAATTCGCCTCATTCGAGGTGCGCTCCATCGAGGAGGCGGGATTCTGATTGGGCCTCACACTGAGGCGCAGTGCCACGGAGAGAGGAAGGGTCCGGGTCCACTGCATACTCTGATCTCCGCGCCACTAAAAGTGCTTGACGCACCCTGTACCGCCTGTTTTGGAAACCATGGAGGCCATTATGAAAAAGTTGATCTGTATGATGCTCTTCTTTTCCCTGTCCGCCTGGGCGCAGGAGACCGCCCCGGCGGGTGCCGCGGCGGCGGATACCGCCAAGCCGGCGCCCCCCTGGACGCACAAGCTGGTCGGCTCCTTGCTCGGCAACCAGGTCTCTTTCACCGACTGGAAGCAGGGCGGTGAGGATGCTATCGCCTGGAATCTGCTGCTCGACGGCAAGTCGGCCTTGGAGGCGGGGAAGAACAACTGGAGCACCTCCTATATTCTTGGGTTCGGCAATACCAAGCTCGGTTCCAAGAGCACCCGCAAGACCGATGACCGCTTCGAGGTGCAGAGTATCTACACCCGTAAATACAACTTGTTCGTCAATCCCTATGTAGCGGCGACCTTCAAGACCCAGTTCGCCCCGGGCTATAGCTACGACGCCAAGGATGTGCGCACCCAGGTTTCACGCAGCTTTGATCCGGCCTACCTGACGCAGACGGTCGGCATCGGCTGGCAGACCCTGCCGCAGGTCAAGATCCGTCTCGGCGCCGGCTTGCGCGAGACCCTGGCCAGCAATTACGCCGCGATCTATACCGATGACAAGAAGACGAAAGACAAGCTCGAGAAATCGGTGGTCCAGGGCGGCGCCGAGTCGGCGGTCAATGTGGACTGGAAGCTTTCGCAGAACCTCCTGCTCACCTCTCTGATCGAGAGCTTTACGGGGTTCACGGATTTCAGTCACCCAATGCTGCGGACCAATACCGCGCTGGCCGCCAAGGTCAGCAAGTATGTCACGGCGATGTTCAACGTGCTGACGATCAACGAACCGCGGGTCTCGCCACGCGCTCAGGTCAAGCAGGCGGTCTCGCTGGGGTTGAACTATACCTTTTTTTAGCGGCTGAGCCGGCCCTTTCCGGCGCCCCACACTCTGGTTCCCACCCGGCGGGCCCTCGCGCCCGCCTCAATTAAAAAGCCCTGTGCAACCGCACAGGGCTTTTGAGTTCGCGCCCACCCGGAAATCGGTGTACGCGGGCCTGAACCGCATTTCCGCCTCATTTCTCGAAAACGGTGAGATCCACCGGGCCGTCCAGCACCGCTGTCTCCAAAAGGGTCTCCGAGACCTTTTGCCCCTTCTCGAATCCCAGGGTCTTCCAGGCCACCTGAATGCCATTCACCGGGCGATATTCCTCATAGCGCTCCTCCACCTCGGTCGGGCCCTGCTGGCTCAGCGTCGTATACTGGATGGCCAGCGGCAGGTGCGTCGCCGCATCGATGAAGAGATGATAACTGAGCTTGCCTTTGGCGACGATCACCTCCTGCGCCGGCTTGCCCAGATAGCCCGGCTCGCCCACCCACTGGACCTCGAGCGCGCCGAGCTGGCGGGCGAGCATGAAGGGGTCGCGGAAGAGGTTCTCGATCATGTTCTGTTTCACCGGTTCAGGAGCCGGCATGCTCCCCTGCGGCGCCACCAGCAACCCCTTCTCCCCGTTGAGGATCATCTTGATTTCCCCTTGCGGCAGCTTCATCACGCTGCAGCTTTTGTCCGGAAAGACCACCATGATTCTGGCGTTCATGGTCATTTCGCCCATCGGCGAAGACTGCACCAGTTTTGCGGTGTATTCGGCGCTTGTAACCGCGGCGAGCTTGTCAACGCCGCCCATGGCCTCCAGCATCGAGAGGACCGCCGTCTTGCCCCGCTCCCTGGTCTCGGCGGTGGCCTCGGGCATGGCGGCGCCTCCCGGCACCGGGATGGCGATGTCGATCTCGTTCACAGTTCCGAGCGAGTTCAGCGGCTCGCCGAATTCGGACGGATTGCCGACTACCAGAATCTGCACCTCCTCCGGATGGAGATATTTCTGCGCAACCTGCTGCACATCCGCCACCGTCACTTTTTCGATCTGCTGACGCAGCCGCTGCAGGTAATCCAGCGGCAAGCCGGTGAAGGCATATCCAGCCATGCGGCGGATAATCTCATCCTTGCTATCGAAATTGAAAACATAGGAGTTGAGCCAGCTCTCGCGGGCATAGCGCAGTTCCTCCTCGGTCACCGGCGTGGTAGCCATCAGCTTCATTTCGCGCAGCATGGAGTGGATCGCTTCGACCGTGCGGCTCGATTTGGTCTGCAGCAGCATGTAGAACATGCCGGGATAAAGTACATTAGTGCCATACGCTCCGGAGACATGGTAGGCCAGCCCTTCAGTGGCGCGCAGGCGGTTGAAGAGCCGGCTGGAAAAGCCGCCGCTGAGGATCTCATTCATCATCACCAGCGCCGCTTCGTCCGGGGTGTTCTTGAGCCCGCCGATATGTCCGAGCCAGATATTGCTCTGGTTGACATCGGTTTTTGCGACGAGATTGACCGTCTGTTTGAAGGCATACTCCACCTTGGGTGCCTTGGGCAAGGGCGAGGTGCCCGCAGGCCAGGCCTCGAAGGTGCGGCGCAGCTTGCTGAGCATCTCGGCGGTCTTGAAATCCCCCCAAACCGCCATCACCATGCCTTTGGGCTGGACGTAGCGCTGATGGAAGGCGATGAGGTCATCGCGGGTGATGGCGTCGATGGTGGCATACTCCTCATCGCGGGCGTAGGGCGAATCGGCTCCGTAGATGAGCTGGGTGTACTCGCGCCGGGCGATCTGGTTGACATCATCGTTGCGCCGGGAGATGCCGCTCTTGTACTCGATCCTGGCCAGTTCGATCTTTTCGGGTGGAAAGGCGGGATGGCGGAGGATATCGGCATAGATGGCCAGCACCTTGTCGAAATGCTCCTTAAGGGTGGAGAGGCCGGCGCTTCCTTCGAGGAGGCCGATGCCGGTTTCCACTGAAGCGGCGATCTTTTCCAACTGCTCATCCACCTGGTCGCCCGGCATGCTCTGGCTGCCGCCGGTGCGCATCACCATGCCGGTGATCCCGGCCAGTCCGGCTTTCTCCGCCGGCTCCCAAGCCGATCCGGCCACGAAGCGCGCTTCCATCTTGATGAAGGGCAGTTCGTGGTCTTCGAGCAGGAAGAGACGAAGGCCGTTATTAAGGGTCACCTCTTTGGGCTGCGGGATGGTGACATCATTGAGCTTGCCGTATTGCAGATTTTTGTAATAGGTCTGGCCGGAGGAGAGCGGGGCCAGGCTGAAGATCAGGGCGAAAAGGATCAGCCCCGGGACCATTCTGATCATGTTTTTCATTCCTGTGCCCTTTCTTTAATTGGCTTTAGCCGGGGGAACGATCTCCGCCGCGGTGCAATTGCGTTTGGTAAAGATGGCGGCGGCCACGCGCTGGATGTCGGCGGCCTGGATGGCTTCGATCTTGGCGACGCGCGTGAACATCTCATGATAGTCCTGGAAGCGGATCTCGGCTTCGGCCAGCTGCTGCGCCAGACCGCTGTTGGAATTGAGCCCCTCGAGGAAGCCCGCCTTGGCGCGGGTCTTGACTGCGGTCAGCTCTTCGGCTGTCAGCGGCTCCTTTTTTAGCTTTTCGATCTCCGCCAGGATGGCCGATTCGCACTCGGCGTTGGTGTGGCCCTGCGCCGGCACCGCCAGAAAGATATAGAGATTGGGATACTTGTCGGCGATCCCCGAGACGGCCAAAACCTGGACGGCGATTTTTTTCTCCTTTACGAGGCTCTTATAAAGGCGGCAGGTGCGGCCGCTGCCAAGGATGTCGCTGATCGCATCCAGCACTGCTGCATCTTTTGAATAGATACTGGGGC
This window of the bacterium genome carries:
- the rlmB gene encoding 23S rRNA (guanosine(2251)-2'-O)-methyltransferase RlmB, whose amino-acid sequence is MLAYIYGRNPVLEWLRAGYPAEKLLFSRELSGAALQEIEKLAASRRIPFETVARPELSRAAGSDHHQGVAARILLPDYVEVDEILARAEQRNEPPLIAVLDCIQDPHNFGAILRSADGAGVHGVIIPKDNAAPMTAAVFKASAGAAAHVAVARVTNLSRVMDDLKERGLWFAGTDEEGDILYTELDLKGPAGLVLGSEGKGLRRLVREECDFIARIPLSGKVNSLNVSVAAALLFFEARRQRGF
- a CDS encoding CHASE2 domain-containing protein, whose amino-acid sequence is MHSSLLRRSLAGGALGLLAALLVLLLTYAVEPRLFDAFEAKSLDWRYLGRLKTLWERRQGATIEDIIVVDIDDRSLEKLGRFDQWPRDYHARLIDYIAGGGARAIGFDVLFMEPDRDAAMDSALVAATARAGMVYHAMAFSSANPDAFLYPMKEPPAGLEAGRLALQLHAGTLPGIRSADRMDGRLVPLYNAAAGIGFANFSPDNDSVIRTMPMFIGFAGRHYCALTLAMTMGMMGARPEDLTVIPGKAITIAPAGKAAMRIPIDKAGRMLISYQGTFQTFRYISYYDVLMQRVPQETFQDKIILVGTSAAGLSDIRPVPFQDSFPGVEVHANVLYNILQHQYIEKQSLLYTVLTLIGLALLVAFLTVLLKPVLGGLAGALIITGYALLGRHWFAEQAFWLELVRPVMAIVIAYLFVILYRFIDEERNKRFIKNMFQHYITASVVDELLKRPDMLKLGGEKRMATAFFSDIKNFTTVSENLSPETLVAQLNDYLTAMTEVVFKYQGYLDKYEGDAIMAVYGVPVEMKDHARRACLAALEMQKKLVGLRQRWRSENKPEFHVRMGINSGPMIAGNIGGKERFDYTVIGDSVNLASRLEGANKAYGTSIMISEFTKELLNGEFPLRELDLLRVKGKNQPVRVYELLGGAAAEVDARVRKAVPLYEEGLALYRAQQWDAAIAAFERALAAHPEDGPSQTYIERCAWFKENPVGAEWDGVFEMKTK
- a CDS encoding pitrilysin family protein, which produces MHLKLLPLFGLFFLLGSTVSLAATFSRENITSAKLDNGLKILLFEDHAIPNIAYFTFFRVGSRNERPGLTGVSHFIEHMMFNGTAQTGPGQLDKIMEFNGGSNNAYTSDDLTAYTDWFPAAALEKMMAIEADRMQGLTFDPEVLESERGVVASERRMGVENDNASLLDETVRATAIMAHPYHWSVIGWMSDIQNWRRDEIIAYYRTYYAPNNAVLVVVGDFRTAEILPMIKKYYDKIPASPAPAAVTTTEPEQIGARRVTLHKQAQSPNFQMSWHAPACLDEAFPAMRILEITLLHGESSRLYRSLVSDRQLAIDVHGGMQESVDPLLFSIYVDPRQEADLDTIEAAIDAEIAKIAAAGISEAELTKARNTIRTDFYRPQQSISGKANILGTAELLFGGWEQLFSWPERFDTVTVAQVQNAAKRWLGPLKKTTGVLVPEQGGAE
- a CDS encoding pitrilysin family protein: MKPTLILTGLMVAALALQAGAFELPKPQKFTLANGLTVYHLAQHDLPLVSFRLIISGAGNCAVSAEQEGLADLTAELLLKGTRSKSAAELAEAIDFIGAELDTRARAEYAEMSGSALSGNLPTLMALAGECLLQPAFAASEFKLEQGRRIDDLVAIKDNPQEAVRYYFQKAWFGAHPLGRLSIGNESALAAMTPEAPAAFYRAHYHPNMAVMAVVGDIRLEDLKALVRKHFGGWKAASGATAAASLPALPPRGQSRYLLIDKPDATQAYFMLGAPGLPMGDPRIPAATVMNTLFGGRFTSWLVTELRVKRGLTYGARATLQSWNHLGLYSISSYTRNEKIGEMLQVTFDLINKARQEGFSDEEITSGRNYILGQFPPSLESQMAKAQAYTDLHFYGLGSDYYTRFLQSIATVQPDQSREMAQTLMPADPVVLVVVGKAAEIRAQLEKFASFEVRSIEEAGF
- a CDS encoding DUF3078 domain-containing protein; protein product: MKKLICMMLFFSLSAWAQETAPAGAAAADTAKPAPPWTHKLVGSLLGNQVSFTDWKQGGEDAIAWNLLLDGKSALEAGKNNWSTSYILGFGNTKLGSKSTRKTDDRFEVQSIYTRKYNLFVNPYVAATFKTQFAPGYSYDAKDVRTQVSRSFDPAYLTQTVGIGWQTLPQVKIRLGAGLRETLASNYAAIYTDDKKTKDKLEKSVVQGGAESAVNVDWKLSQNLLLTSLIESFTGFTDFSHPMLRTNTALAAKVSKYVTAMFNVLTINEPRVSPRAQVKQAVSLGLNYTFF
- a CDS encoding pitrilysin family protein; the encoded protein is MIRMVPGLILFALIFSLAPLSSGQTYYKNLQYGKLNDVTIPQPKEVTLNNGLRLFLLEDHELPFIKMEARFVAGSAWEPAEKAGLAGITGMVMRTGGSQSMPGDQVDEQLEKIAASVETGIGLLEGSAGLSTLKEHFDKVLAIYADILRHPAFPPEKIELARIEYKSGISRRNDDVNQIARREYTQLIYGADSPYARDEEYATIDAITRDDLIAFHQRYVQPKGMVMAVWGDFKTAEMLSKLRRTFEAWPAGTSPLPKAPKVEYAFKQTVNLVAKTDVNQSNIWLGHIGGLKNTPDEAALVMMNEILSGGFSSRLFNRLRATEGLAYHVSGAYGTNVLYPGMFYMLLQTKSSRTVEAIHSMLREMKLMATTPVTEEELRYARESWLNSYVFNFDSKDEIIRRMAGYAFTGLPLDYLQRLRQQIEKVTVADVQQVAQKYLHPEEVQILVVGNPSEFGEPLNSLGTVNEIDIAIPVPGGAAMPEATAETRERGKTAVLSMLEAMGGVDKLAAVTSAEYTAKLVQSSPMGEMTMNARIMVVFPDKSCSVMKLPQGEIKMILNGEKGLLVAPQGSMPAPEPVKQNMIENLFRDPFMLARQLGALEVQWVGEPGYLGKPAQEVIVAKGKLSYHLFIDAATHLPLAIQYTTLSQQGPTEVEERYEEYRPVNGIQVAWKTLGFEKGQKVSETLLETAVLDGPVDLTVFEK